One Longimicrobiaceae bacterium DNA window includes the following coding sequences:
- a CDS encoding slipin family protein, with translation MPSTDMVPRQQSLPVSAGSGGRMNFLSALALLAPVGVGLAVSAATSSIAGIVVGAAAGILASMSPKIARQWERAVVLRMGRFVGLKGPGPFFVIPMVDTISSWIDQRTITTTFAAEETLTSDTVPVNVDAVLFWMVHDAEKAALEVQDYAQAVTWAAQTGLRDIIGRTSLADLLRGRERIEQELKALIDERSNPWGVTVHSVEMRDVVIPTSLQDAMSREAQASREKQARIILGEAEREIAVLFKQAAEMYADNPTALQLRAMNILYEGLKQKGALMMVPSNIIDSVSGGGNLLGAAAIAQQHQAAAKQEESDPGAATGELPRLLG, from the coding sequence ATGCCCAGCACCGACATGGTCCCCCGCCAGCAGAGCCTGCCCGTGAGCGCAGGCAGCGGCGGGCGCATGAACTTCCTCTCCGCCCTGGCGCTGCTCGCGCCCGTGGGCGTCGGCCTGGCCGTGAGCGCCGCCACGAGCAGCATCGCCGGCATCGTCGTGGGGGCCGCCGCAGGCATCCTGGCGTCGATGTCGCCCAAGATCGCGCGGCAGTGGGAGCGCGCGGTGGTGCTGCGCATGGGGCGCTTCGTGGGGTTGAAGGGCCCCGGCCCGTTCTTCGTGATCCCCATGGTCGACACCATCTCGTCGTGGATCGACCAGCGCACGATCACCACGACCTTCGCCGCCGAAGAGACGCTGACTTCCGACACGGTCCCCGTGAACGTGGACGCGGTGCTGTTCTGGATGGTGCACGACGCGGAGAAGGCCGCGCTGGAGGTGCAGGACTACGCGCAGGCGGTGACGTGGGCGGCGCAGACGGGCCTGCGCGACATCATCGGCCGCACGTCGCTGGCCGACCTGCTGCGGGGGCGCGAGCGCATCGAGCAGGAGCTGAAGGCGCTGATCGACGAGCGCTCCAACCCGTGGGGCGTGACGGTGCACTCGGTGGAGATGCGCGACGTGGTGATCCCCACCTCGCTCCAGGACGCCATGTCGCGCGAGGCGCAGGCCTCGCGCGAGAAGCAGGCGCGCATCATCCTGGGCGAGGCCGAGCGGGAGATCGCGGTGCTGTTCAAGCAGGCCGCCGAGATGTACGCCGACAACCCCACCGCGCTCCAGCTGCGGGCGATGAACATCCTGTACGAGGGCCTGAAGCAGAAGGGCGCGCTGATGATGGTGCCCAGCAACATCATCGACTCGGTGAGCGGCGGCGGGAACCTGCTAGGCGCGGCGGCCATCGCCCAGCAGCACCAGGCCGCCGCCAAGCAGGAGGAGTCCGACCCTGGTGCCGCCACCGGCGAGCTTCCCCGCCTCCTCGG